A section of the Methanococcoides sp. LMO-2 genome encodes:
- a CDS encoding response regulator → MKNKKIVVVEDELIVGMMIKLKLEKMGYTVAGIASRGKDAISMVKMIQPGLILMDIRLKGGIDGIDAAKMIRKSYSIPIVFITADSSKETRERADLVGHQGYLTKPFMDEDLGNIVHSVFYNSVGKAREANVLA, encoded by the coding sequence ATGAAAAACAAAAAGATAGTCGTTGTTGAAGATGAACTGATCGTCGGTATGATGATCAAACTGAAGCTTGAGAAAATGGGTTATACTGTAGCAGGTATCGCTTCAAGGGGAAAGGATGCCATTTCTATGGTAAAGATGATCCAGCCTGGTCTGATACTTATGGATATCAGGTTAAAAGGTGGTATCGATGGGATTGATGCTGCTAAGATGATCCGCAAGTCATACAGCATTCCAATAGTGTTCATTACTGCGGACTCGTCCAAAGAGACTCGTGAGAGGGCCGATCTGGTAGGGCATCAGGGTTACCTGACAAAGCCCTTTATGGATGAGGATCTGGGAAATATCGTTCATTCTGTGTTTTACAACTCCGTGGGAAAAGCAAGAGAGGCCAATGTTCTGGCTTGA
- a CDS encoding GAF domain-containing protein, producing the protein MPEVTFVWRSEYGWPLDSVSDNVSTFGYEPDDFLVYGLSYEDIIHPADLEKVRKVLREYSGNPGEDLVQEYRILNADGDARWVRENTQIIYDEDGLMQCLRAKIVDINDEKKHDDFMFIQDELGSHLSWPVNLEDSMDVLLELTTQLNAIDICALYVVDEVTGGLVLVNHKGLSSEFVNSVSYFDADSSQVNFAKKGFPVYKHYSEIYPFITGPVMQDEGLQGTAIIPVHHEHHFVGLLIASSSSEFIIPEGDRDSLEVIKSLAGLMIRNMTMSVMNDGMHYSMA; encoded by the coding sequence ATGCCCGAGGTGACATTTGTCTGGAGGTCAGAATATGGATGGCCACTGGACTCCGTATCTGATAATGTCTCCACTTTTGGTTATGAGCCTGATGATTTTCTGGTCTATGGCCTGTCCTATGAGGATATAATTCATCCTGCTGACCTTGAGAAGGTCAGGAAGGTCCTTCGGGAGTATTCAGGAAATCCCGGGGAAGATCTTGTACAGGAATACAGGATATTGAATGCAGATGGTGATGCCAGGTGGGTACGTGAAAATACGCAGATCATCTACGATGAAGATGGTCTTATGCAATGCCTGAGGGCAAAGATCGTTGATATCAACGATGAGAAAAAACATGATGATTTTATGTTCATTCAGGATGAGCTGGGAAGTCACCTGAGCTGGCCTGTTAATCTGGAGGACTCAATGGATGTCCTTCTTGAGCTGACAACTCAGCTTAATGCAATAGATATCTGTGCCCTATATGTGGTTGACGAGGTTACCGGGGGTCTGGTACTTGTGAATCATAAGGGACTTTCAAGTGAATTTGTGAACAGTGTCTCCTATTTTGATGCTGATTCAAGCCAGGTGAACTTTGCGAAGAAGGGTTTCCCTGTGTACAAGCACTATTCGGAGATCTATCCATTCATTACGGGTCCCGTTATGCAGGATGAGGGTCTGCAGGGTACGGCTATCATTCCGGTTCACCATGAACACCATTTTGTGGGATTACTGATCGCTTCTTCATCTTCGGAATTCATTATCCCTGAGGGTGACCGTGACAGTCTTGAGGTCATAAAATCCCTTGCAGGTCTTATGATCAGGAATATGACCATGTCAGTGATGAATGACGGTATGCATTACAGTATGGCATAA
- a CDS encoding APC family permease, translating into MSEEKGSGVDWGHAEQCAKVVCDAGELERSIDWKQGLAIAIGVPLLILPSIGYFASYLWSFAIIVWGLSVFQGFMQNLAYGELATTFPNASGLPGFAQNVFKSPNHEGKYDKGKLIGGFSAWSYWFAWNPVLAIFAILVGFYLHSLFPALAASFTQYQLSLAAGIVIFGGLILVNYRGLSSGALVGYILAAFSLVPMAIITLAPYATGDFAMANITSTWLPTDWAWDFHHILILLGIFAMAQWSACAWETAAIYGPEYKNPGSDVPKALFSCGAICLVAYVLVQMTITGVLGIEGIAAAPIDPMLPLAQAALGDVGSTIAIVMLIAAMVLIIQTAYLGSSRAMHSMATEGNLPKVFAKTNAHGTPILAMVIIGIFNLILISMGTPSAILAASAIGYVCANGISLFAYVKAKSRPDLAGLDRPFKAPTGWKNVALLFGLFNLPLCLVGVIYLNSVEGSWFSTIVGICVLGLYVPLWFYSQHEAHVDKIAAVGLVSSIEKK; encoded by the coding sequence ATGTCTGAAGAAAAAGGATCCGGTGTAGACTGGGGGCATGCAGAGCAGTGTGCTAAAGTGGTCTGCGATGCCGGTGAACTCGAACGATCGATCGATTGGAAACAGGGACTGGCTATTGCTATTGGTGTGCCTTTATTGATCTTGCCATCTATTGGTTATTTTGCTAGTTATCTATGGTCATTTGCTATTATTGTATGGGGTCTCTCTGTTTTCCAGGGATTTATGCAGAACCTCGCTTATGGTGAACTTGCAACAACCTTCCCTAATGCATCCGGTCTGCCTGGATTTGCGCAGAACGTTTTCAAGTCACCAAATCATGAAGGTAAATATGACAAGGGTAAATTGATTGGTGGATTCAGTGCATGGAGTTACTGGTTCGCATGGAACCCTGTACTTGCAATCTTTGCAATTCTTGTAGGTTTCTATCTCCACAGTCTCTTCCCAGCTCTTGCAGCATCTTTCACCCAGTACCAGCTTTCACTTGCAGCAGGTATTGTTATCTTCGGTGGACTTATACTCGTAAACTACCGTGGTCTTTCAAGTGGTGCGCTTGTAGGTTACATCCTTGCAGCATTCTCACTTGTTCCAATGGCAATTATTACGCTGGCACCTTATGCAACCGGTGATTTTGCAATGGCAAACATCACAAGTACCTGGCTGCCAACAGACTGGGCATGGGATTTCCACCACATATTGATCTTGCTCGGTATCTTTGCAATGGCCCAGTGGAGTGCTTGTGCATGGGAAACTGCCGCTATCTATGGTCCTGAATACAAGAACCCGGGTTCTGATGTGCCAAAGGCATTGTTCTCCTGTGGTGCTATCTGTCTGGTAGCTTACGTCCTTGTACAGATGACCATTACAGGTGTTCTTGGTATCGAGGGTATTGCCGCTGCACCAATTGACCCAATGCTTCCACTTGCACAGGCAGCACTCGGTGATGTCGGTTCAACAATCGCTATTGTCATGCTCATTGCAGCAATGGTATTGATCATCCAGACTGCATACCTTGGTTCTTCAAGGGCAATGCACTCAATGGCAACTGAAGGAAATCTTCCAAAAGTATTTGCAAAGACAAACGCACACGGTACTCCAATACTTGCAATGGTCATTATCGGTATCTTTAACCTGATCCTGATCTCAATGGGTACTCCATCAGCTATCCTTGCTGCATCAGCAATCGGATATGTTTGTGCTAACGGTATCAGTCTCTTCGCATATGTAAAGGCAAAATCAAGGCCGGACCTTGCTGGACTCGACAGGCCATTCAAGGCACCAACCGGATGGAAGAACGTTGCACTGTTGTTCGGTCTCTTCAACCTTCCTCTTTGTCTGGTCGGTGTGATCTACCTTAACAGTGTTGAAGGCAGCTGGTTCTCAACCATTGTCGGAATTTGTGTACTTGGTCTGTACGTACCACTGTGGTTCTATTCACAGCATGAGGCTCATGTTGATAAGATCGCTGCTGTAGGTCTGGTATCCAGTATCGAGAAGAAGTAA
- the mtbC gene encoding dimethylamine corrinoid protein MtbC yields the protein MGGCNTTNEELFKTLSDAVVSCKKDDVIAAVEKAKGKAPAVELIDNGLAAGMNEVGVLFERGKLFLPHVMMAADAMTAGVDMLQDELGAGEGASDKLGVIVNGTVEGDVHDIGKAIVSTMLQAAGFEVHDIGRDVPLQNFIDKCKEVNANMVGLSALMTTTLQGQKDVIELLKENGMRDNIKVMVGGAPATDAWAKKIGADCYAENASEAVAKAKELLL from the coding sequence ATTGGAGGTTGTAACACGACAAACGAAGAATTATTCAAAACACTATCCGATGCGGTAGTAAGTTGCAAAAAAGATGACGTAATTGCTGCAGTGGAGAAGGCAAAGGGCAAGGCTCCAGCAGTAGAACTTATTGACAACGGTCTTGCAGCAGGTATGAACGAAGTTGGTGTACTCTTCGAGAGAGGAAAACTCTTCCTTCCACACGTTATGATGGCAGCCGATGCAATGACAGCTGGTGTAGACATGCTTCAGGACGAACTTGGAGCCGGCGAAGGCGCATCTGACAAGCTTGGTGTTATCGTCAACGGTACCGTTGAGGGTGACGTTCACGACATTGGTAAAGCAATTGTCTCAACAATGCTTCAGGCAGCAGGCTTTGAAGTCCACGATATTGGAAGGGATGTGCCACTCCAGAACTTCATTGACAAGTGCAAGGAAGTAAACGCTAACATGGTAGGTCTTTCCGCACTTATGACCACAACTCTCCAGGGTCAGAAAGATGTTATCGAGCTCCTCAAGGAGAACGGTATGAGGGACAACATCAAGGTCATGGTCGGCGGTGCACCAGCAACAGATGCATGGGCAAAGAAGATCGGTGCAGACTGCTATGCAGAAAATGCAAGTGAAGCAGTAGCAAAAGCAAAAGAGTTACTTCTTTAA
- a CDS encoding winged helix-turn-helix domain-containing protein: MKSSLSDTIWLSEKRKNLLLLLVEGPRNIDQIKTSLNVTSKAMMPQIKILKEQDMIIQNENDDYELSDVGKIIVMNMSPLLKTLEVIEENREYWATRDLTAIPEPLAYRLGELGQCMHIEPDLNHMFELPVEFTENLIRSKDVKMFASYFHPLYPELFSEILEKDIRFELILTDSVLDRMKNDCLDNLQLLMSSENTQLYVCDDSIKLTTVSVTERFTYISLFNKDGRYDHRKIMSFDDSARIWGEELFSYYQERSRLLEDI; encoded by the coding sequence ATGAAATCCTCATTAAGTGATACAATATGGCTTTCTGAAAAAAGGAAAAACCTTCTTTTACTGCTCGTAGAGGGACCAAGGAACATCGACCAGATCAAAACGTCCCTGAATGTCACATCAAAGGCTATGATGCCACAGATAAAGATACTGAAAGAGCAGGACATGATCATCCAGAATGAAAATGATGATTATGAACTTTCTGATGTCGGAAAGATAATAGTAATGAACATGAGCCCTTTATTGAAAACTCTCGAAGTAATAGAAGAGAATCGGGAGTACTGGGCGACCCGTGACCTTACAGCAATACCGGAACCTCTTGCATACAGGCTGGGAGAGCTGGGCCAATGCATGCACATTGAACCTGATCTTAACCACATGTTCGAACTTCCGGTGGAATTCACAGAGAACCTGATAAGGTCAAAGGATGTGAAGATGTTTGCATCATATTTCCACCCACTATATCCGGAACTGTTTTCAGAGATACTTGAAAAAGACATTCGTTTCGAGCTCATTCTAACAGATTCTGTCCTTGATCGAATGAAGAACGATTGCCTTGACAACCTTCAACTTCTCATGTCATCCGAAAATACACAACTCTATGTGTGTGATGATAGCATCAAACTTACCACTGTCTCCGTAACTGAACGTTTTACATATATATCCCTCTTCAACAAGGATGGCAGATACGATCACAGAAAGATAATGAGCTTTGATGATAGTGCCCGCATCTGGGGCGAGGAGCTATTCTCATACTACCAGGAAAGGTCACGCCTGCTGGAAGACATCTAA